The following proteins are co-located in the Tiliqua scincoides isolate rTilSci1 chromosome 8, rTilSci1.hap2, whole genome shotgun sequence genome:
- the MNS1 gene encoding meiosis-specific nuclear structural protein 1, protein MALVRKSGRQQLTAAQELEKRYHAEYFRTMKESAHEKSVQQVHQLEVMWEAEDRVEKKRVTRMLREEEEEQRIEEAIQRAEESKRLKALELEQEEKLAAELARLNHDKLKDEKMRQQIRENSIELRELEKKLKSAYVNKERAAQIAEKEVLKYEKMKSDAELAKAMKEAQERAVKEESAAESKRSQEKVLYQQELEKQLEEQEIRKQTAYEEFLRDKLLIDDIVRKIYDEDEMAKQKRLEKMKATQRFIEEFKKDQAIRRKRQREEMEEENRKIMEFANMWQQREDNRMAKVHQDEERKRKLTQTIAENLEREQREREELEQIRAELYYEELAESDRKKELEEMEKKIRQRLELRRSYEEQLAMKVMLLQARREEEEAFRQTMLAKFAEDDRIEQMNAQKRRMKQLEHRKEVAKLIEERRKQFLTDKERELEERQLEERRQGFVNDIIEEERQKLLKEHAVKLLGYLPRGILKNEQDVNMLGEEFKQAYQKRKNDGLKEVT, encoded by the exons ATG GCGTTGGTGCGGAAAAGTGGTCGGCAACAGCTGACGGCAGCCCAGGAATTGGAGAAGCGGTATCATGCTGAATACTTCCGAACCATGAAGGAGAGTGCACATGAAAAGAGTGTGCAGCAAGTACATCAGCTGGAGGTGATGTGGGAAGCGGAGGATCGTGTTGAAAAGAAGCGTGTCACACGGATGCtcagagaggaggaagaagagcagcGCATTGAGGAAGCCATCCAGAGG GCAGAAGAGAGTAAAAGACTGAAAGCACTGGAGTTGGAACAGGAAGAAAAACTGGCAGCTGAATTGGCAAGATTAAACCATGATAAGCTGAAAGATGAAAAAATGAGGCAGCAAATAAGAGAGAACAG TATTGAACTTCGGGAGCTGGAGAAGAAACTGAAATCTGCTTATGTAAATAAAGAAAGAGCTGCCCAAATTGCTGAGAAAGAAGTTCTAAAATATGAAAAAATG AAATCTGATGCAGAGCTAGCCAAAGCAATGAAGGAAGCACAAGAGAGAGCAGTCAAGGAAGAgagtgctgctgaatcaaagcgGAGTCAGGAGAAAGTCCTTTACCAGCAAGAACTGGAAAAACAACTGGAGGAACAGGAGATACGAAAGCAGACTGCTTATGAGGAGTTTTTAAGAGACAAGCTCTTGATTGATGACATTGTGAGAAAGATCTATGATGAAGATGAAAT GGCAAAACAAAAACGACTAGAAAAAATGAAAGCAACTCAGAGATTCATAGAAGAATTTAAGAAAGACCAGGCTATACGGAGGAAAAGGCAGCGTGAAGAGATggaagaggaaaacaggaaaatcatggaatttgctaacATGTGGCAGCAAAGAGAAGATAACAGGATGGCAAAAGTCCACCAAGATGAGGAGAGAAAACGAAAGCTCACACAAACG ATTGCAGAAAATCTGGAACGAGAGCAGCGAGAGCGAGAAGAACTAGAACAAATCCGAGCAGAACTGTATTATGAGGAATTAGCAGAATCTGATCGAAAGAAGGAGCTG gaagagatggagaagaaaatTAGACAGCGCTTAGAGTTGCGACGGTCATATGAAGAGCAGTTGGCCATGAAAGTGATGCTGCTGCAGgcgaggagggaggaagaggaagcctTCCGCCAGACCATGCTAGCCAAGTTTGCAGAGGATGATCGTATTGAACAGATGAATGCTCAGAAACGAAGAATGAAGCAGCTGGAACACAGGAAGGAGGTGGCAAAGCTTATTGAAGAACGGCGCAAACAATTCCTTACAGACAAG GAGCGTGAACTTGAAGAAAGACAACTGGAAGAAAGAAGACAAGGATTTGTAAATGATATTATTGAGGAAGAGCGGCAGAAGCTGCTTAAGGAACATGCAGTAAAACTTTTGGGATATCTTCCCAGA GGAATTCTTAAAAATGAGCAAGATGTTAACATGCTTGGTGAAGAATTCAAGCAAGCTTACCAGAAGAGAAAAAATGATGGACTTAAAGAAGTCACTTGA